Proteins from a single region of Sporosarcina sp. P33:
- a CDS encoding IS3 family transposase (programmed frameshift), with amino-acid sequence MGKNVYSSEVKWAVVKDKLSGELTTKEIMEKHGVKNKSQIETWMRWYRANEIYRFDQPIGKQYTFGHGPELSSEADKKERQMSHLKMENEILKKVHGDRKEIEKEIVLQIVEKLKKKYTITAILSALGVPRATYYRWRLEETDKSLSVEEEAIIELCKRTKYRNGHRKIKAFLKQEYNIELNRNTVQRLMQKHNLQCRIKPKRKWKSQGESIIIAPDLLKRNFTASEPNQKWVTDITYIQYGSTTKYLSTIMDLYNNEIVAYKLYDHQQTPLVIDTLKAALAARNHPTGVIIHSDQGSVYTSYAYQAYIKDNDLIGSMSRRGNCWDNAVIESFHSSLKSEEFQYVKFNSLRNNIVVERVIAYLNYYNEERIQEKLGYLTPIKYGVKAA; translated from the exons GTGGGCAAAAACGTATATTCAAGCGAAGTAAAATGGGCAGTTGTCAAAGATAAATTGAGTGGGGAATTAACAACTAAAGAAATTATGGAGAAGCACGGAGTCAAAAATAAATCCCAGATTGAAACCTGGATGAGATGGTATCGTGCAAATGAAATATATCGTTTTGATCAACCGATAGGTAAACAATATACCTTCGGTCATGGGCCAGAACTTTCGAGTGAAGCGGACAAGAAAGAACGACAGATGTCTCATTTAAAAATGGAGAATGAGATTCTAA AAAAAGTACATGGAGATCGAAAGGAGATTGAGAAAGAAATAGTTCTGCAGATTGTGGAAAAACTAAAAAAGAAGTATACAATAACAGCCATTTTATCCGCATTAGGAGTACCACGAGCTACCTACTATAGGTGGCGTCTGGAGGAAACGGATAAGTCTCTTTCAGTGGAAGAGGAGGCTATTATAGAATTGTGTAAACGCACTAAATATCGGAATGGACATAGAAAAATCAAAGCATTTCTAAAGCAGGAATACAACATAGAATTGAATCGCAATACGGTTCAACGCCTCATGCAAAAGCATAACTTACAGTGTCGTATCAAGCCTAAACGAAAGTGGAAATCTCAAGGGGAAAGTATCATAATTGCCCCAGATCTTCTTAAACGTAATTTCACAGCTAGTGAACCGAATCAGAAGTGGGTAACCGACATCACCTATATCCAGTATGGTAGTACGACAAAATATCTTTCAACCATTATGGATTTATACAATAATGAAATTGTTGCTTACAAATTATACGACCATCAACAGACACCACTCGTAATTGACACATTAAAGGCGGCACTAGCTGCGAGAAACCACCCCACAGGAGTGATTATACATTCGGATCAAGGGAGTGTGTATACGTCATACGCGTATCAAGCCTATATCAAGGATAACGACCTGATCGGCAGCATGTCACGTCGAGGAAACTGTTGGGACAATGCGGTGATTGAATCATTTCATTCGAGTCTGAAATCTGAAGAATTTCAATACGTTAAATTTAATTCATTACGCAATAATATTGTAGTTGAACGAGTAATTGCCTATTTAAATTATTATAATGAAGAACGTATCCAAGAAAAATTAGGCTACCTGACACCGATAAAATATGGTGTCAAAGCAGCCTAA
- the leuD gene encoding 3-isopropylmalate dehydratase small subunit gives MEPINKIESVLTPLDKNNVDTDQIISKEFLKRIERTGFGKYLFYHWRFNPDGTKNEDFVLNDPRYDGSTILVAHENFGCGSSREHAPWAILDYGFRVVIAPSFADIFYSNCFKNGILPIKLSVAEIDEFLQKGKEAPYKLTVSLEDQTVAGEDGSEYSFDIDPYYKKMLLNGWDEISLTFQYEDKISEYEQKHA, from the coding sequence ATGGAACCAATTAATAAAATAGAGAGTGTTCTCACTCCATTAGATAAAAATAACGTAGATACAGACCAGATTATCTCAAAAGAATTCCTGAAGCGTATTGAGCGCACGGGATTCGGAAAATATTTATTTTACCACTGGCGCTTTAATCCAGATGGCACAAAAAACGAAGATTTCGTGCTGAATGATCCGCGATATGACGGCTCAACTATTTTGGTGGCACATGAAAACTTTGGCTGCGGTTCATCCCGTGAGCATGCGCCGTGGGCAATTTTGGATTACGGTTTCCGTGTAGTCATCGCACCGAGCTTTGCTGATATTTTCTATAGCAACTGCTTTAAGAATGGGATTCTGCCTATTAAGCTCTCCGTAGCAGAAATTGATGAGTTTTTACAAAAAGGCAAAGAAGCACCTTATAAATTGACGGTCAGCCTGGAAGATCAAACGGTAGCGGGCGAGGACGGTTCTGAATATAGTTTTGATATTGACCCGTACTACAAAAAAATGTTGCTGAATGGCTGGGATGAGATATCTCTGACGTTCCAATACGAGGATAAAATTTCAGAGTACGAACAAAAACACGCATAA